One genomic region from Terriglobia bacterium encodes:
- a CDS encoding PLP-dependent aminotransferase family protein has protein sequence MTVTATAKKVALSQRAARLVPTMPPPEPADVISLGSGHGFPGVFPDLTEMATVALSQYRPETLQYGPTLGLPDMREWIAGYMRENGVETSADNVLVVNGAKHGLDLISRLLLDEGDTVIVTAPTYFTCIPIFKTFGVKFIEVSQDEHGLVVDELEETLQRREREGLPTPKLIYNVPDYHNPAGVTMPRDRRERLVRIAEAHGMYVVEDSPYRRVRFEGEQEPMVKAFDRGDTVFVLGTFSKLVAPGMRVGWIVTSPEMVARLAQLKSDLGSCPLTQRIILEFCRAGLLEKHTKRVQDTYRRHRDTMIAALRKELPEASFVVPHGGYYLWLTLPKHIDADKLTERAMAEKVGIIPGSKFYAGNGPKGLGAPKNNIRLCYSHADPHEIEEAIHRLARAVRSMSA, from the coding sequence ATGACCGTTACAGCCACAGCCAAAAAGGTAGCGCTCTCACAGCGAGCGGCGCGACTGGTGCCAACCATGCCTCCCCCAGAACCTGCCGACGTGATTTCGTTGGGTTCCGGACATGGCTTCCCCGGAGTTTTCCCGGATCTCACAGAGATGGCGACGGTTGCACTGTCGCAGTATCGTCCGGAAACGTTGCAGTACGGGCCGACGCTGGGCTTACCGGACATGCGGGAATGGATCGCCGGCTATATGAGGGAGAACGGGGTTGAGACCTCGGCCGACAACGTGCTCGTAGTTAACGGCGCAAAGCATGGCCTGGATTTGATTTCGCGCCTTTTGCTTGACGAGGGAGATACCGTCATCGTCACCGCGCCCACCTACTTCACTTGTATTCCGATCTTCAAGACATTTGGTGTGAAGTTCATCGAGGTGTCACAGGACGAGCACGGACTCGTGGTGGACGAACTGGAAGAGACGTTGCAGCGACGCGAACGCGAGGGACTTCCAACTCCGAAGCTGATCTACAACGTCCCGGATTATCACAACCCGGCAGGCGTTACGATGCCGCGGGATCGGCGCGAAAGATTGGTCAGGATTGCCGAGGCGCATGGGATGTACGTGGTTGAGGACAGCCCTTATCGCCGGGTGCGATTTGAAGGGGAGCAGGAGCCAATGGTAAAGGCGTTCGACCGCGGCGACACGGTCTTCGTGCTGGGCACATTTTCGAAATTGGTAGCTCCCGGGATGCGTGTCGGCTGGATTGTCACGTCGCCGGAAATGGTTGCTCGCTTGGCGCAATTGAAATCGGATCTTGGGTCGTGTCCGCTGACACAACGAATCATCCTCGAATTCTGTCGTGCTGGGCTTCTGGAGAAGCACACGAAGCGGGTCCAGGACACGTATCGCAGGCATCGCGACACGATGATTGCGGCATTACGAAAAGAACTGCCCGAGGCATCTTTCGTGGTGCCTCATGGCGGCTACTATCTCTGGCTGACATTGCCGAAACACATTGACGCGGACAAATTGACGGAACGCGCAATGGCCGAGAAGGTGGGAATCATTCCGGGAAGCAAGTTTTACGCCGGCAATGGTCCGAAGGGGCTGGGCGCCCCGAAAAATAACATTCGGCTCTGCTATAGCCATGCCGATCCCCACGAGATCGAAGAAGCTATCCACAGACTCGCGCGAGCCGTGAGATCCATGAGCGCCTGA
- a CDS encoding MbcA/ParS/Xre antitoxin family protein translates to MTPDLEIEDNYYRFRGVLMNAFPYLPAVAGYGFDRAADLGDATERERLSASAIRGFLNIAGRWNLSESQARALLGGIASSTFHAWKSHPKRTKLNQDTLVRVSLILGIYKALHIYFGDPWADRWVTLGNRGPLFAGQPPVEFMIRHGQPGMVAVRRILDSWRGGQ, encoded by the coding sequence TTGACACCTGATCTCGAAATCGAGGATAATTATTATCGATTTCGAGGCGTGTTAATGAACGCTTTTCCCTATCTACCGGCGGTCGCCGGCTACGGCTTCGATCGCGCTGCTGATCTAGGCGATGCCACCGAACGCGAACGCCTCAGTGCCTCAGCCATCCGAGGCTTTCTCAACATCGCCGGGCGCTGGAATTTGTCGGAATCGCAGGCACGCGCCCTGCTGGGCGGCATTGCTTCCTCGACCTTCCATGCCTGGAAGTCCCATCCCAAGCGTACCAAGCTTAACCAGGACACGCTGGTCCGCGTCTCCTTGATCCTTGGTATCTACAAAGCGCTGCACATCTACTTCGGCGATCCCTGGGCGGATCGCTGGGTGACATTGGGAAATCGTGGTCCCCTGTTTGCCGGGCAACCACCGGTCGAGTTCATGATCCGACATGGACAGCCGGGCATGGTGGCGGTCCGGCGCATCCTCGACAGCTGGCGTGGCGGGCAATGA
- a CDS encoding dual specificity protein phosphatase, with amino-acid sequence MHLPLVHGIPVPGVQLLSLLGAIETHIATGRVLVHCQTGVSRAPAVVAAYLDRVGYLSFADSLLFLRHLRGEVRPHPLLIASIRQHLGVSDRA; translated from the coding sequence GTGCACCTGCCTCTGGTGCATGGCATCCCGGTTCCGGGTGTGCAACTCCTCTCTTTGCTGGGAGCAATCGAAACCCACATTGCCACCGGACGAGTTCTTGTGCACTGCCAAACCGGCGTGTCCCGTGCCCCGGCCGTGGTTGCCGCCTATCTCGACCGCGTCGGCTACCTGAGCTTCGCCGATTCCCTGCTCTTCCTGAGACACCTCCGTGGCGAAGTCCGGCCACACCCCTTGCTGATTGCCAGTATTCGGCAGCATTTGGGTGTGAGCGACCGAGCGTAG
- a CDS encoding MurR/RpiR family transcriptional regulator, with the protein MTVHVDRNTLPNGTWALLRNLTPRRREIIRPVLESPSTYVLLGLRGVSRKLKSDPATVLRTVQAMGFKRYRDFQQYLHEYTIAFSTSLEALEKGSERAKGTEGLIQASIKRDMDNLKQLQNTLDPGRVIAVAQKVYEARRILLIGGDMVTALVTYLDYNLAMLGLNVVRAVLPGEINHRVRTIGKQDVVIGISFGRGLRQTVEGLKEARENGAYCVAVSDTFISPVAKHADQFFLTPTEKLSFADSYVACMALFNVLLIACANVERRSTMALLKKVAQEQRSGYRWYFEEPHTPSHNND; encoded by the coding sequence GTGACAGTGCACGTAGATCGCAATACTCTTCCCAATGGTACATGGGCGCTTCTGCGGAACCTCACACCGCGAAGGCGCGAAATCATCCGACCGGTTCTGGAGAGTCCCAGTACATATGTTCTGCTCGGGCTTCGCGGTGTTTCACGAAAGCTGAAAAGTGACCCGGCAACCGTATTGCGCACGGTGCAGGCCATGGGGTTCAAGCGCTACCGCGACTTCCAGCAGTACCTTCACGAGTACACGATTGCATTCAGCACCTCGCTCGAAGCTCTCGAGAAGGGATCAGAGCGCGCCAAGGGGACGGAAGGACTGATCCAGGCCTCAATCAAGCGGGACATGGACAACTTGAAGCAACTGCAGAACACGCTAGATCCGGGCCGGGTAATTGCGGTCGCCCAAAAGGTTTATGAGGCCAGGAGAATTCTCCTGATTGGCGGCGACATGGTAACCGCCCTCGTCACCTACCTGGACTACAACCTTGCGATGTTGGGGTTGAACGTAGTGCGTGCGGTATTGCCGGGAGAAATCAATCACCGGGTTCGCACAATCGGCAAGCAGGATGTGGTGATCGGGATCTCCTTCGGGCGCGGATTGCGACAGACGGTCGAAGGTTTGAAAGAAGCGCGAGAGAACGGCGCCTATTGCGTGGCCGTGAGCGATACATTCATCTCACCTGTCGCAAAACACGCGGACCAGTTTTTTCTCACGCCAACGGAAAAGCTCTCATTCGCAGATTCCTACGTTGCCTGCATGGCGCTGTTCAATGTACTGCTGATTGCATGCGCAAACGTGGAACGTCGTAGCACGATGGCCCTGCTGAAGAAGGTCGCACAGGAGCAGCGGTCGGGATATCGCTGGTATTTCGAGGAGCCTCACACGCCGTCGCACAACAACGACTAA
- a CDS encoding RES family NAD+ phosphorylase: MIPSRRHFSFQAQHRLIPALYSERETVLAEVADDDRMLEQLVLLDGATNDRIQGEQHGLAGIGPYELVYGIPNAQIVNAAFTHTHEYGARFSDATRGGWYAADELETSVAEVSYHKKRRLAEIVVPELPHQRPDQETSTYDDWLADFDSDFHVFRPARRYSEYLQPEPVPACYRKSQSFARELLIEQRANGLVYPSVRRRGHRCLVCFRPALIYRPRRELRLEMTMTASATGYDHSVRIVPIH; encoded by the coding sequence ATGATCCCCTCGCGTCGACACTTCTCCTTCCAAGCGCAACATCGCCTCATCCCTGCGCTCTATAGTGAGCGGGAAACCGTGCTCGCAGAGGTGGCCGACGATGACCGTATGCTCGAGCAACTCGTTCTGCTCGATGGAGCGACCAATGACCGCATCCAGGGCGAGCAGCACGGGCTGGCAGGGATCGGTCCCTATGAGCTGGTCTACGGAATTCCCAACGCTCAGATCGTGAACGCGGCCTTCACCCATACCCACGAATACGGAGCCCGCTTCAGCGATGCCACGCGCGGCGGCTGGTATGCCGCCGACGAACTTGAGACTTCCGTGGCCGAGGTCAGCTATCACAAGAAGCGGCGCCTGGCCGAGATCGTTGTCCCCGAGCTTCCGCATCAGCGCCCCGATCAGGAGACCTCGACCTACGACGATTGGCTTGCCGACTTCGACAGCGACTTCCACGTGTTTCGACCTGCCCGGCGTTACTCCGAGTATCTGCAACCAGAGCCGGTGCCCGCCTGTTACAGGAAATCACAATCTTTCGCGCGGGAACTCCTGATCGAGCAGCGAGCGAATGGCCTGGTCTATCCCAGCGTGCGCCGCCGTGGACATCGTTGCCTGGTCTGCTTCCGACCGGCGCTGATATATCGCCCTCGCCGTGAGTTGCGATTGGAAATGACCATGACTGCATCCGCAACCGGTTATGACCACAGCGTCCGAATCGTTCCCATCCACTGA
- a CDS encoding succinylglutamate desuccinylase/aspartoacylase family protein, whose protein sequence is MASVLRIGPVVAERGQVARGFLPVGETITGPVQLPVIVIHGAERGPVLCLTAGVHATEYASIDAVMRLINELRPESLRGSVVAVPIVNMHMFSSRSPFVSPLDGVNLNKIAPGGKGSISEMLAQSLFEEVITKSEYHIDLHAGDFGEMLLEFAGYSLTGNGELDRKGEALARVFTPRVFCLAPKGSTLPPSPGFVANAAANKGIVSILAEAGGNGTLEELDVQIHVRGVRNVLRFLKMMDGDPEIPGPQVQATDWHNTRTSCSGLMHLKVSVGDEVRAGQEIAEIRDVFGQTVETVRAAKGGLVMLAWAHKAVKSGDPVVRCWSTRPALPFAETDRFISRAR, encoded by the coding sequence GTGGCTTCCGTCCTGAGGATCGGTCCCGTTGTAGCGGAGCGAGGCCAGGTTGCGCGAGGATTTCTGCCGGTTGGCGAGACGATTACCGGGCCGGTTCAGTTGCCGGTCATCGTCATCCATGGTGCGGAGCGAGGGCCGGTACTTTGCCTCACCGCCGGGGTGCACGCGACGGAGTACGCTTCGATCGACGCAGTGATGCGGCTCATCAACGAGCTGCGGCCCGAGTCATTGCGGGGCTCGGTGGTTGCGGTGCCGATTGTGAACATGCACATGTTCAGCTCCCGTTCACCGTTTGTTTCACCTCTGGATGGCGTCAACCTGAACAAGATAGCTCCCGGCGGCAAGGGCTCGATCTCCGAAATGCTCGCGCAGAGCCTTTTCGAAGAAGTGATCACAAAATCGGAATACCACATCGATCTTCATGCCGGCGACTTTGGCGAGATGTTGCTGGAATTCGCCGGATATAGTCTGACTGGAAACGGCGAATTGGATCGAAAAGGAGAAGCCCTGGCTCGAGTGTTCACTCCCCGGGTGTTCTGCCTGGCGCCGAAGGGTAGCACTCTGCCACCCTCGCCCGGCTTCGTGGCCAACGCAGCGGCAAATAAGGGAATTGTTTCCATCCTCGCGGAAGCTGGCGGAAACGGAACTCTGGAAGAGCTCGATGTTCAGATTCACGTCCGGGGAGTTCGCAACGTACTTCGGTTTCTCAAGATGATGGATGGCGACCCGGAAATTCCGGGCCCGCAAGTGCAGGCGACCGACTGGCACAACACCAGAACTAGTTGTTCGGGACTGATGCATTTGAAAGTTTCTGTAGGCGACGAGGTACGGGCGGGACAGGAGATAGCCGAAATACGGGACGTATTTGGTCAAACTGTCGAGACGGTTCGAGCCGCAAAGGGCGGCCTGGTAATGCTGGCTTGGGCTCATAAGGCGGTCAAATCGGGGGATCCGGTGGTTCGGTGCTGGTCCACAAGACCGGCGTTGCCATTCGCGGAGACGGACCGTTTCATCTCTCGTGCTAGGTGA
- a CDS encoding aminotransferase class V-fold PLP-dependent enzyme, which yields MARDQEKVRQFIDVAESAAAAANPVLPRDFPYQYRSLFPITQRYTYLNHASVAPLPLPTMQAMQQMLDGVAKHGGRNFEQWEQTTAATRAAAARLINARPEQVAFLRNTSEALSAIANGISWRPGDNVVSAAIEFPANVYPWSRLASAYGVELRLQPETGGRIEVDGLLSLVNNRTRVLTLSWVQFGTGQRFDLQRIGRFCRERDILFVVDAVQGLGAFQLDVERDFVDALAAGTHKFLLGPKGISLLYLSDRARQRVEPTVIGWTSVQNFRDYAVHERLEFREGALPLECGTMNEVGICGVGRTLAMFLEVGPPQIEEYLLYLVAYLREALAERGYTVHSPSEPGETSAIVICDNPARPSENIHQQLEAKNIIVSVRLGRLRIAPHFYNTKEDIDALVSQLPI from the coding sequence TTGGCGCGGGACCAGGAAAAGGTCAGACAATTCATCGACGTGGCAGAATCTGCGGCAGCAGCAGCTAACCCCGTTTTACCGAGAGACTTTCCATATCAGTATCGCAGCCTTTTCCCAATCACCCAGCGCTATACGTATCTTAACCATGCCAGCGTTGCACCGCTGCCACTTCCCACCATGCAAGCGATGCAACAGATGCTGGATGGGGTGGCGAAGCACGGCGGCCGGAATTTTGAGCAGTGGGAACAGACGACCGCGGCAACCCGCGCAGCGGCAGCCCGACTGATTAATGCCCGGCCGGAGCAGGTTGCATTCCTTCGCAACACCTCCGAGGCTCTCTCCGCGATCGCCAATGGAATCTCATGGCGACCTGGCGATAACGTAGTCTCGGCGGCCATCGAATTTCCCGCCAACGTCTATCCGTGGTCACGACTTGCTTCCGCATACGGAGTTGAACTGCGCCTCCAGCCTGAGACTGGTGGACGAATTGAAGTCGATGGACTTCTCTCCCTTGTCAACAACAGAACACGTGTCCTGACGCTCAGTTGGGTTCAATTTGGGACTGGTCAGCGATTCGATCTCCAGCGGATCGGACGATTCTGTCGTGAACGCGACATTCTGTTTGTGGTTGATGCCGTCCAAGGTCTCGGTGCATTCCAACTCGACGTGGAGCGCGATTTCGTGGATGCGCTCGCCGCGGGCACACACAAATTTCTGCTCGGACCTAAAGGCATTTCCCTCCTCTATCTGTCCGACCGCGCCCGGCAAAGAGTTGAACCGACTGTCATAGGATGGACCTCGGTACAGAATTTCCGGGACTACGCGGTGCATGAAAGACTTGAGTTTCGCGAAGGAGCGCTACCCCTCGAGTGCGGCACGATGAATGAGGTCGGCATCTGCGGAGTGGGCCGCACTCTGGCGATGTTCCTCGAGGTGGGACCACCGCAGATCGAAGAATATCTCTTGTACCTTGTCGCCTATCTCCGGGAAGCTCTTGCAGAGCGTGGCTACACCGTTCATAGCCCGTCCGAACCCGGCGAAACGTCCGCCATCGTAATCTGTGACAATCCGGCTCGTCCCTCAGAGAACATCCATCAGCAACTCGAGGCCAAGAACATTATCGTCTCCGTTCGTTTGGGGCGCCTGCGAATCGCCCCGCATTTCTACAACACGAAGGAAGACATTGACGCTCTGGTGTCGCAGTTGCCGATATGA
- a CDS encoding metallophosphatase domain-containing protein: protein MRIVCMSDTHELHRELVVPNGDMLIHAGDFTFFSKRPSMLHDFNRWLGELPHRYKVVVPGNHEYLLEDLRNRGAISNAILLIDAGVEIEGVKIWGSPGTPLYGGAFGMSNPEDRKKRWAQIPTDIEILISHGPAYGILDGPPGSEEREGDRELLEALKRVQPILHICGHVHAGYGTRKRGKTYHINAALLDESSGGVERDPIVVDFEVLQRRR, encoded by the coding sequence ATGCGCATCGTCTGCATGAGCGATACGCACGAACTGCATCGGGAACTGGTTGTTCCAAATGGCGACATGCTGATCCACGCTGGCGATTTCACATTCTTCTCCAAGCGCCCCTCGATGTTGCATGATTTCAATCGGTGGCTCGGGGAATTGCCTCATCGGTACAAGGTGGTCGTTCCGGGAAATCACGAATACTTGCTGGAAGACCTTCGCAACCGAGGTGCCATCAGCAACGCGATCCTGCTTATTGATGCGGGGGTCGAGATCGAAGGGGTCAAGATCTGGGGCTCTCCAGGGACGCCACTCTACGGCGGAGCCTTCGGGATGTCCAACCCTGAAGACCGCAAGAAGCGATGGGCGCAGATTCCCACAGATATAGAAATCCTGATTTCGCATGGCCCTGCCTATGGAATTCTCGACGGACCTCCAGGCTCTGAGGAACGTGAAGGAGACCGAGAGCTACTAGAGGCTCTCAAACGAGTACAACCGATCCTGCATATCTGCGGCCATGTGCACGCGGGTTACGGCACCCGCAAGCGAGGCAAGACGTACCACATCAACGCTGCACTACTTGATGAGAGCTCGGGCGGAGTAGAGCGGGACCCCATTGTCGTTGACTTCGAAGTCTTGCAACGCCGTCGATGA
- a CDS encoding alpha/beta hydrolase-fold protein: MAFARLRSAVLPTIVGYLFLCAAAMAQGPRFEVSFPASLQAQPITGRLIVVLARRDSPEPRLTISELGPPIYGIDVDQLQPGSPAVVDSRALGFPLKMSELPAGDYYAQAVMNVYTECHRTDGHSVWVYMNDGLGMHLLNTAPGNLYSEPVKVHVDPAAPSTVKLELSKVIPPDPEPQDTAWLKHVKIKSELLTRFWGHPVFIGATVLLPKGYDEHPHAHYPVVYVHEHGIPFQFTTDASHEEQEKRGARAANVETGYEFYQSWDSDKFPRFIAVTFHQPTPFFPSSYSINSANDGPYGDALTKEMIPYLQQHFRIIDQPYARLVEGASTGGWETLALQLHYPDFFGGAWVFNPDPIDFQNWQLINIYKDDNAFEVPGFPEFHSSERPFRRSTEGQVIYTQRKMSLFEAVMGSHGRSGDQIDAWEAIYGPVGQDGYPVPLWDPLTGKIDHNVALYMRDHGYDLRYYAAANWPTLGPKIVGKLHFFSGDMDNFYLNLAVYRFQEFLEGTKDPHYEGEFSFGRPLKGHNWHRTTWAELVREMADYVRKNTPAGQNVAEWNY; encoded by the coding sequence ATGGCTTTCGCCCGACTTCGTTCTGCAGTGCTACCCACAATTGTTGGCTATCTTTTCCTGTGCGCGGCGGCGATGGCCCAGGGGCCGCGGTTCGAAGTCTCATTCCCGGCATCGTTACAGGCACAACCGATTACGGGCCGCTTGATTGTCGTTCTTGCAAGAAGAGACAGCCCTGAGCCCCGGTTGACCATCTCGGAGCTTGGCCCGCCAATTTATGGAATTGACGTGGATCAGTTGCAGCCCGGAAGTCCGGCGGTTGTAGATTCACGAGCCTTGGGCTTCCCCTTGAAAATGTCAGAACTGCCTGCGGGAGATTACTACGCGCAGGCGGTCATGAATGTTTACACCGAGTGCCATCGCACGGACGGGCACAGCGTGTGGGTTTACATGAATGACGGGCTTGGAATGCACCTGCTGAATACCGCACCGGGGAATCTTTACAGCGAACCCGTGAAGGTGCACGTCGATCCGGCAGCACCTTCGACAGTCAAGCTTGAACTCTCGAAGGTGATTCCGCCCGACCCGGAACCGCAGGACACGGCGTGGTTGAAGCACGTGAAGATCAAGAGCGAGTTGCTCACCAGGTTCTGGGGCCACCCGGTATTCATAGGGGCGACGGTTTTGTTGCCTAAAGGATACGACGAGCATCCGCACGCTCATTATCCGGTCGTATATGTGCATGAGCACGGCATTCCATTTCAATTCACGACGGACGCGAGCCATGAAGAGCAGGAGAAGCGAGGAGCACGCGCCGCGAATGTAGAGACCGGTTACGAGTTCTACCAGTCGTGGGACTCGGATAAATTCCCAAGGTTCATCGCGGTGACCTTTCACCAGCCGACGCCATTTTTCCCCTCCTCCTATTCAATCAACTCTGCAAATGATGGCCCGTACGGAGATGCGCTGACGAAGGAGATGATTCCGTACCTGCAACAGCACTTCCGAATCATCGATCAACCGTATGCACGGCTGGTGGAAGGCGCTTCGACCGGTGGATGGGAGACGCTTGCATTACAACTCCATTATCCCGATTTCTTTGGTGGAGCATGGGTCTTCAATCCCGATCCCATCGATTTTCAGAACTGGCAGCTGATCAATATCTACAAGGATGACAATGCGTTCGAAGTTCCGGGCTTCCCGGAGTTTCATTCGTCCGAGCGTCCGTTCCGTCGCTCGACTGAAGGGCAGGTTATCTACACGCAAAGAAAGATGAGCCTCTTCGAAGCGGTCATGGGATCGCACGGCCGATCAGGAGATCAGATAGACGCGTGGGAGGCAATCTACGGACCGGTCGGTCAGGATGGTTATCCCGTTCCGCTGTGGGATCCGCTCACTGGAAAGATCGATCACAACGTTGCGCTCTACATGCGGGATCACGGTTACGACCTGCGGTACTACGCGGCGGCAAACTGGCCGACGCTGGGTCCGAAGATCGTGGGCAAGCTGCATTTCTTCTCCGGCGACATGGATAACTTCTATCTGAACCTGGCGGTCTACCGTTTCCAGGAATTTCTGGAAGGCACAAAAGACCCGCATTACGAGGGTGAATTTTCGTTTGGCCGTCCACTGAAAGGCCACAACTGGCACAGGACGACGTGGGCTGAACTGGTGCGCGAGATGGCGGATTACGTTCGCAAGAACACGCCAGCCGGGCAGAACGTCGCAGAGTGGAATTACTGA
- a CDS encoding amino acid permease, translated as MGSGRGYSAMAVKQKGSRPDLIRGLGVSAAAAIVMGTMIGTGIFLKPSEMANQAGVIGIVFAAWIVGGILSLFGGLCYAELGASIPEAGGEYSYLRRGFGPVWGFLFGWMHSVVARPASVAAIAAGLARFCAFLFPVLATPLYVIHGQMPFLNQPIQFAFTWMQPLSVVSLIVISYVNYLGIRAGGRLQVALTIVKVLSLLVIIVGGLMFLHRGEHMTHVEIGRLWPANLGWKEIGGFFGALAAAVWAYDGWNDLNLVGSEVEDPGRTFPRVIVTGMLMVIVLFLLFNYVCFTALPFSSIQTSRDVASDVFSSFAGKAAGLWITVIMAISALGTLNSSALSGARVDYAMARDGLFFRFAGAVHPKYRSPGNALIFQCCMASLMALSGTFEDLTSLVMFGSWIFYGFAVAAMIRMRITEPDLPRPFRTWGYPLVPVLFIAGAFALAVSMWLNRPIRSSIGLVLILCGLFFYRSWRTRAAQGSAEFSK; from the coding sequence ATGGGATCAGGACGCGGCTATTCGGCAATGGCAGTAAAGCAGAAAGGGAGCCGTCCGGACTTGATCCGAGGGCTGGGTGTTTCCGCTGCTGCCGCTATTGTCATGGGAACGATGATCGGCACCGGCATCTTTCTCAAACCCAGCGAAATGGCCAACCAGGCTGGCGTGATCGGGATCGTTTTCGCCGCCTGGATTGTCGGCGGCATCCTGTCGCTCTTCGGCGGCCTTTGCTACGCGGAACTCGGGGCGTCAATTCCTGAAGCTGGTGGGGAATACAGTTACCTACGCAGAGGCTTCGGCCCGGTCTGGGGATTTCTTTTCGGATGGATGCACTCGGTCGTCGCACGGCCAGCTTCGGTTGCAGCCATTGCAGCAGGACTGGCTCGGTTTTGTGCGTTCCTGTTTCCCGTCCTGGCAACACCACTCTATGTAATTCATGGCCAGATGCCGTTTCTCAATCAGCCAATTCAGTTCGCATTTACATGGATGCAGCCGCTTTCTGTGGTGTCCCTGATTGTGATCTCGTATGTAAACTACCTCGGGATCCGCGCGGGTGGCCGCTTACAGGTGGCGCTCACGATTGTGAAAGTGCTCTCACTGCTCGTGATCATCGTGGGAGGGCTAATGTTCCTGCACCGCGGTGAGCATATGACCCACGTAGAAATCGGGCGGCTCTGGCCGGCAAACCTGGGATGGAAGGAGATTGGGGGCTTCTTCGGTGCTCTGGCGGCCGCTGTATGGGCCTACGACGGCTGGAATGATCTGAACCTCGTCGGCTCCGAGGTTGAGGATCCGGGACGAACTTTTCCGAGAGTGATCGTGACCGGGATGCTGATGGTCATTGTGTTGTTCCTGCTTTTCAATTACGTGTGTTTTACCGCCCTGCCGTTCAGCAGTATTCAAACTTCGCGAGATGTAGCTTCGGATGTCTTTTCGAGTTTCGCAGGCAAAGCGGCAGGACTCTGGATCACCGTCATCATGGCTATTTCCGCGCTGGGCACGCTCAATTCTTCGGCTTTGAGCGGCGCCCGAGTGGACTACGCCATGGCGCGGGACGGCTTGTTTTTCCGGTTCGCAGGCGCCGTGCACCCGAAGTATCGATCACCTGGAAACGCCCTCATTTTCCAGTGCTGCATGGCGAGCCTGATGGCTCTTTCCGGGACCTTCGAAGACCTTACATCGCTGGTGATGTTTGGCAGTTGGATTTTCTACGGCTTTGCGGTTGCAGCCATGATCCGGATGCGAATTACGGAGCCCGACCTGCCGCGGCCTTTCCGTACCTGGGGCTACCCGCTCGTGCCCGTATTGTTCATTGCGGGGGCGTTTGCCCTTGCGGTGAGTATGTGGCTCAACCGCCCGATTCGTTCTTCGATCGGATTGGTGCTGATCCTCTGTGGGCTGTTTTTCTACCGCTCGTGGCGAACGCGCGCAGCGCAGGGTTCGGCAGAGTTCTCTAAGTAG